In the genome of Serratia symbiotica (Periphyllus acericola), one region contains:
- a CDS encoding YejG family protein → MVSIQLSVVHRLPQSYRWLPGFIGTKVEPIPLSGIDEDNCLIGLKLLSYEGTDAWRVMQQLNVSLQEIQIDRAIVECEGEPCLFVQRSDESAAMCRLKNVGAAISEKLRAHFPF, encoded by the coding sequence GTGGTGAGTATTCAACTTTCGGTAGTACATCGCTTGCCGCAAAGTTATCGTTGGCTACCAGGTTTTATCGGCACTAAGGTTGAACCAATTCCTCTTAGCGGAATAGATGAAGATAACTGCCTGATCGGTTTGAAACTGCTCAGCTATGAAGGGACTGATGCTTGGCGTGTCATGCAGCAGCTCAATGTTTCTCTACAGGAGATTCAAATCGACCGTGCTATCGTTGAGTGTGAAGGCGAGCCTTGCCTGTTTGTGCAACGCAGCGACGAAAGCGCTGCCATGTGTCGTCTGAAAAACGTAGGTGCAGCGATCTCTGAGAAGCTCAGAGCACACTTTCCTTTTTGA
- a CDS encoding Bcr/CflA family multidrug efflux MFS transporter translates to MQHNRTSHLGLIFILGLLSMLMPLAIDMYLPSMPVIAAQFGVESGRVQMTLSAYMLGFAFGQLFYGPISDSIGRKPMILWGTLIFAIAGCACAMAQSIDLLIGLRLLHGLAAASASVVINALMRDMFTKDEFSRMMSFVILVMTIAPLLAPMIGGALLLWFNWHAIFWAMGATALIGSLLVALFIKETLPKERRQKFHLRTTLGNFASLLHHKRVLSYMLASAFSFAGMFSFLSAGPFVYIELNHVSPQHFGYYYALNIVFLFLTTLLNSYNVRRVGAISMFRLGLLIQLAMGLWLLAISAVGLGFWALVIGVAVYLGCIAMITSNAMAVILDGFPHMAGTASSLAGTLRSSIGALVGAVLAMVPGHSAWSMVSSMVLCSIVAMLLYLYASKPRNCDASSPF, encoded by the coding sequence GTGCAACATAACCGGACGTCTCACCTCGGTTTGATTTTTATTCTGGGTCTGCTTTCCATGCTAATGCCGTTGGCTATCGACATGTATCTGCCCAGCATGCCAGTGATCGCCGCCCAGTTTGGCGTTGAATCAGGCCGCGTGCAGATGACGCTCAGCGCCTATATGCTCGGCTTCGCCTTTGGGCAATTATTCTATGGGCCGATATCGGACAGCATTGGCCGCAAGCCGATGATCCTATGGGGAACGCTGATCTTCGCCATTGCAGGCTGCGCCTGTGCTATGGCGCAGTCGATCGATCTGTTGATTGGGCTGCGTTTACTGCATGGCCTGGCTGCCGCCTCTGCCAGTGTGGTGATCAACGCCCTGATGCGCGATATGTTCACCAAAGACGAGTTCTCACGCATGATGTCGTTCGTGATTTTGGTGATGACTATTGCGCCGCTGCTGGCACCGATGATCGGCGGCGCGCTGCTACTATGGTTCAACTGGCACGCTATTTTCTGGGCTATGGGTGCCACCGCGCTGATCGGCTCGTTGCTGGTGGCGCTATTTATCAAGGAAACGTTGCCGAAAGAACGGCGGCAGAAATTCCACCTGCGAACCACGCTGGGCAACTTCGCCTCACTGTTGCACCATAAGCGGGTGCTGAGCTATATGCTGGCTAGTGCTTTCTCGTTCGCTGGCATGTTCTCGTTCCTCAGCGCCGGGCCTTTTGTTTATATTGAACTAAATCACGTTTCGCCGCAACACTTTGGCTACTACTACGCGCTGAACATCGTCTTCCTGTTCCTTACTACCCTGCTCAATAGCTACAATGTGCGGCGGGTAGGGGCTATCAGTATGTTTCGTTTGGGGTTGTTGATACAGTTGGCGATGGGGCTGTGGCTATTGGCGATAAGTGCCGTTGGCTTGGGCTTTTGGGCGCTGGTGATTGGTGTGGCGGTTTACCTGGGTTGTATTGCGATGATTACTTCCAACGCTATGGCGGTGATCCTGGATGGTTTCCCGCATATGGCTGGTACTGCTTCCTCACTGGCTGGCACGTTACGTTCTAGCATAGGTGCGTTGGTGGGTGCGGTACTGGCAATGGTGCCGGGTCACAGTGCCTGGTCGATGGTTTCCTCTATGGTACTGTGCAGCATTGTGGCGATGCTGTTATACCTGTACGCCAGCAAGCCGCGCAACTGCGATGCTTCATCCCCCTTTTGA